From a region of the Actinomadura luzonensis genome:
- a CDS encoding ATP-binding protein, with translation MSGPRTPDRQPAAAALLACEFDRHTLVKVRHEVERVCRLWGLADLTLYRFVVAVNEITTNAVRHGGGRGHLRLWEQGRRLCCRVLDHGPGGAAEPRLPPPDHPRGRGLWLARNNVESFLLHSDAHGTTIVLEIS, from the coding sequence ATGAGCGGGCCGCGCACCCCTGACCGGCAGCCGGCCGCCGCGGCCCTGCTGGCCTGCGAGTTCGACCGGCACACGCTGGTCAAGGTGCGGCACGAGGTCGAGCGCGTGTGCCGGCTGTGGGGCCTGGCCGACCTGACCCTGTACCGCTTCGTCGTGGCGGTCAACGAGATCACCACCAACGCGGTGCGGCACGGCGGCGGCCGGGGCCACCTGCGGCTGTGGGAGCAGGGCCGGCGGCTCTGCTGCCGCGTCCTCGACCACGGGCCGGGCGGCGCGGCCGAGCCGCGGCTGCCGCCGCCGGACCATCCCAGGGGCCGGGGGCTCTGGCTGGCCAGGAACAACGTGGAGAGCTTCCTGCTGCACTCCGACGCGCACGGCACGACCATCGTGCTGGAGATCTCATGA
- a CDS encoding TraR/DksA family transcriptional regulator translates to MAGVGSLNDLMRHYDRHLAQLESLRELLHDELSAERPRGSRPARRRVAALEAALERMDRGCYGTCLRCGALIPYEQLAARPERTRCDGCAEHHHKAA, encoded by the coding sequence ATGGCCGGCGTTGGATCACTCAACGACCTCATGCGGCACTACGACCGTCATCTCGCGCAGCTGGAGAGCCTGCGCGAGCTGCTGCACGACGAGCTCTCCGCCGAGCGCCCGCGGGGCTCCCGGCCGGCGCGGCGGCGGGTGGCCGCCCTCGAGGCCGCCCTGGAGCGCATGGACCGCGGCTGCTACGGCACCTGCCTGCGGTGCGGGGCGCTGATCCCGTACGAGCAGCTCGCCGCGCGGCCCGAGCGCACCCGCTGCGACGGCTGCGCCGAGCACCACCACAAGGCCGCGTAG
- a CDS encoding ABC transporter ATP-binding protein, producing MVSSPVDGGPVLRAEGVDFVRAGRHLLSGISLTVGAGEHWALLGANGAGKSTLLGLLGAVNHPTRGLVQVLGRTLGRVDVRELRTYLGHVNPRHAPDGPLEAREVVLTGLTNTAALVPRWAPTPEEAERADRLLALLGMSGRAGASWATLSQGERGRALIARALMPRPRLLLLDEPATGLDLAAREQLLASIDALRHRHPSLATVLVTHHLEELPATTTHALLLREGRCLASGPVGGVLTTELVSACFGHPVRIARSEDGRWTARAAPVTVREAVTDAVQHAVQNATRTSDEPSP from the coding sequence GTGGTCTCCAGTCCCGTGGACGGCGGGCCCGTGCTGCGGGCGGAGGGCGTGGACTTCGTCCGCGCGGGCCGCCACCTGCTGAGCGGGATCTCCCTCACCGTCGGCGCCGGCGAGCACTGGGCGCTGCTCGGCGCCAACGGCGCGGGCAAGAGCACGCTGCTCGGCCTGCTCGGCGCGGTCAACCACCCCACGCGCGGCCTCGTCCAGGTGCTCGGGCGCACCCTCGGCCGGGTCGACGTGCGCGAGCTGCGCACCTACCTCGGGCACGTCAACCCCCGCCACGCGCCCGACGGCCCGCTGGAGGCCCGCGAGGTCGTCCTGACCGGCCTGACCAACACCGCCGCGCTCGTGCCCCGCTGGGCGCCCACGCCGGAGGAGGCGGAGCGCGCCGACCGGCTGCTCGCCCTGCTCGGCATGAGCGGGCGCGCCGGGGCGTCCTGGGCCACGCTGTCGCAGGGCGAGCGGGGGCGCGCCCTGATCGCCCGCGCGCTCATGCCGCGCCCCCGCCTGCTGCTGCTCGACGAGCCCGCCACCGGTCTCGACCTCGCCGCCCGCGAGCAGCTCCTGGCCAGCATCGACGCGCTGCGGCACCGGCATCCGTCGCTGGCCACCGTCCTGGTCACCCACCACCTGGAGGAGTTGCCGGCCACCACCACGCACGCCCTGCTGCTGCGCGAGGGCCGCTGCCTGGCCTCGGGCCCGGTGGGCGGCGTGCTCACCACCGAGCTGGTCAGCGCCTGCTTCGGCCACCCCGTCAGAATCGCCCGCAGCGAGGACGGCCGCTGGACGGCCCGCGCCGCGCCGGTCACCGTCCGGGAGGCCGTCACGGACGCCGTCCAGCACGCCGTCCAGAACGCCACTCGGACCTCCGATGAGCCGTCCCCCTGA
- a CDS encoding metallophosphoesterase family protein, producing the protein MGRHRWGRAAAPALLAWRALLAWRALLAWRALLALSALLALSACAPAGAPAPPPTASAPTPRATASAPAGSAAPSASAGTPPRSSVLSGFVALGDFGTGGAAQRDVARAIGRWADAGHRVDAIVGTGDNVYPDGSPARFAETLDRPYARWTGSIWATLGNHDVMGGHGGDQLRHLALPALPFARRLAGVELLFLDANRPDARQARWLEDRLAAPGPPFRVAVFHQPAWSCSTHGSTAAVDRLWVPVLERRHVTLVLNGHDHNYQRFVSAGGVTYVVTGGGGAGLYGLRPCRDTPRRAAAAVRHHFTAVEVTAGTLTITVVAATGDVLDRAVLRPS; encoded by the coding sequence ATGGGTCGCCACCGCTGGGGTCGCGCCGCTGCGCCGGCGCTCCTCGCGTGGCGGGCGCTCCTCGCGTGGCGGGCGCTCCTCGCGTGGCGGGCGCTCCTCGCGTTGTCGGCGCTCCTCGCGCTGTCGGCCTGCGCCCCCGCGGGCGCCCCCGCGCCGCCGCCCACGGCGAGCGCCCCTACGCCGCGCGCCACCGCGAGCGCCCCGGCCGGCAGCGCCGCTCCCTCCGCGAGCGCCGGCACCCCGCCGCGGTCGTCCGTGCTGAGCGGGTTCGTGGCGCTGGGCGACTTCGGGACGGGCGGCGCGGCGCAGCGGGACGTGGCGCGGGCGATCGGGCGCTGGGCCGACGCCGGTCACCGGGTGGACGCGATCGTCGGCACCGGCGACAACGTCTACCCCGACGGCTCCCCGGCCCGCTTCGCCGAGACGCTCGACCGCCCGTACGCCCGCTGGACGGGCTCGATCTGGGCCACGCTCGGCAACCACGACGTGATGGGCGGCCACGGCGGCGACCAGCTACGCCACCTGGCGCTGCCCGCGCTGCCGTTCGCCAGGCGGCTGGCCGGCGTGGAGCTGCTGTTCCTGGACGCCAACCGGCCGGACGCGCGGCAGGCCCGCTGGCTGGAGGACCGGCTGGCCGCGCCGGGCCCGCCGTTCCGGGTGGCGGTGTTCCACCAGCCCGCCTGGTCGTGCTCCACGCACGGCTCCACGGCGGCCGTGGACCGGCTGTGGGTGCCGGTGCTGGAGCGCCGGCACGTCACGCTCGTGCTGAACGGGCACGACCACAACTACCAGCGCTTCGTCTCGGCGGGCGGCGTCACGTACGTGGTGACCGGCGGCGGCGGGGCCGGGCTGTACGGGCTGCGGCCGTGCCGGGACACGCCGCGCCGCGCGGCGGCGGCCGTGCGGCATCATTTCACCGCGGTCGAGGTGACGGCCGGCACGCTCACGATCACCGTCGTTGCCGCCACGGGCGACGTCCTGGACCGGGCGGTGTTGCGCCCTTCGTGA
- a CDS encoding STAS domain-containing protein translates to MHEASIDMDEAGVLRVTLRGEIDFTNSAEIHKLVTDAVAERRPRHVRVDLAEVTFIDSTGIGVLVDAMRVALAAQADFRVENPTRRMLDQLRTTGLLTAFGLE, encoded by the coding sequence ATGCATGAGGCGTCGATCGACATGGACGAGGCCGGTGTGCTGCGCGTGACGCTGCGCGGCGAGATCGACTTCACGAACTCGGCCGAGATCCACAAGCTCGTCACGGACGCGGTCGCCGAGCGCCGCCCCCGCCACGTCCGGGTCGATCTGGCCGAGGTCACGTTCATCGACTCCACGGGCATCGGCGTGCTGGTCGACGCCATGCGGGTCGCGCTGGCCGCGCAGGCGGACTTCCGGGTCGAGAACCCGACCCGCCGGATGCTCGACCAACTGCGCACGACAGGACTGCTGACGGCGTTCGGCCTCGAATGA
- a CDS encoding SpoIIE family protein phosphatase produces the protein MSGGGDGARGQGGRAWALPELIDAGAYVVDDRGRIVEVNAQAERLVGRGAAELLGRDAHDLLHRGSHGEPLPRIRCLMKQAFLAGRTLHGDLGWFERGDGSLLPIAWTIAPCELAPAQRGALVLFHEVDPAPLGGGGGRPAGAEAPMSELDRLALLAETTTTLTSTLDVEEILRQLVRLVVPLMADWAVVDLLAEGGGVTREVVVHHEGGLPVRREELEGPMPPVPETSPMPLSRALRGVTATLAGPETYRGRPDSGIAVVQRELFQVTGMHSASIAPIRGVRDVIGALTLGRAERADAFTPADLLLVEDIARRAGLALDNARLYERQRRVAETMQRHLLPQLPSPPGLRMSATYRPAPRASQVGGDWYDAFALPGGATALVIGDVVGHDLDAAAGMAQICNMLRAYAYAQDDPPHVIVDRLDQAVTRMAQPVMATAVFARLEPTGAGRWLLRWTNAGHPPPLLVEHDGQSRFLEAGHGLLLGTGLRTRRPDAAVELPPGCTLLLYTDGLIESPARLLDEGLAKLRRYAAALAHRPLETFCDQLLAGVRPADNDDDVAMLVLRLPD, from the coding sequence ATGAGCGGCGGCGGCGACGGCGCGCGGGGGCAGGGCGGGCGGGCGTGGGCCCTGCCCGAGCTGATCGACGCCGGCGCGTACGTCGTGGACGACCGGGGACGCATCGTCGAGGTCAACGCCCAGGCCGAGCGCCTGGTCGGCCGCGGCGCCGCCGAGCTGCTCGGCCGCGACGCCCACGACCTGCTGCATCGTGGCAGCCACGGCGAGCCGCTGCCGCGCATCCGGTGCCTGATGAAGCAGGCGTTCCTCGCCGGGCGCACCCTGCACGGCGACCTCGGGTGGTTCGAGCGCGGCGACGGCTCGCTGCTGCCGATCGCGTGGACGATCGCGCCCTGCGAGCTCGCCCCCGCCCAGCGGGGCGCGCTGGTGCTCTTCCACGAGGTCGACCCGGCCCCGCTGGGCGGCGGCGGCGGGCGGCCGGCCGGGGCCGAGGCGCCGATGTCGGAGCTGGACCGGCTGGCCCTGCTCGCCGAGACCACCACCACGCTCACCTCGACGCTCGACGTGGAGGAGATCCTGCGTCAGCTCGTCCGGCTCGTGGTGCCGCTCATGGCCGACTGGGCGGTGGTCGACCTGCTCGCCGAGGGGGGCGGGGTGACGCGGGAGGTCGTCGTCCACCACGAGGGCGGCCTGCCGGTCCGCCGCGAGGAGCTGGAGGGCCCCATGCCGCCCGTCCCGGAGACCTCGCCGATGCCGCTGTCGCGAGCGCTGCGCGGCGTGACCGCGACGCTGGCCGGCCCCGAGACCTACCGGGGGCGCCCCGACTCCGGCATCGCCGTGGTCCAGCGGGAGCTGTTCCAGGTGACCGGCATGCACTCGGCGAGCATCGCGCCGATCCGCGGCGTCCGCGACGTGATCGGGGCGCTGACCCTCGGGCGCGCCGAGCGGGCAGACGCGTTCACCCCGGCCGACCTGCTGCTGGTGGAGGACATCGCCCGCCGGGCGGGCCTCGCGCTGGACAACGCCCGCCTGTACGAGCGGCAGCGGCGCGTCGCCGAGACCATGCAGCGCCACCTGCTCCCGCAACTGCCCTCGCCGCCCGGCCTGCGGATGAGCGCCACCTACCGGCCCGCGCCCCGCGCCTCCCAGGTCGGCGGCGACTGGTACGACGCCTTCGCCCTGCCCGGCGGCGCGACCGCCCTCGTGATCGGCGACGTCGTCGGCCACGACCTCGACGCGGCGGCCGGCATGGCCCAGATCTGCAACATGCTGCGCGCCTACGCCTACGCCCAGGACGACCCGCCGCACGTGATCGTCGACCGGCTCGACCAGGCCGTGACGCGCATGGCGCAGCCCGTCATGGCCACGGCCGTCTTCGCCCGGCTGGAGCCCACCGGCGCCGGCCGCTGGCTGCTGCGCTGGACCAACGCCGGCCATCCGCCGCCGCTGCTGGTGGAGCACGACGGGCAGAGCCGGTTCCTGGAGGCCGGGCACGGCCTGCTGCTGGGCACCGGCCTGCGGACGCGGCGGCCGGACGCCGCCGTCGAGCTGCCGCCCGGCTGCACGCTGCTGCTCTACACCGACGGGCTGATCGAGTCGCCGGCCCGGCTCCTGGACGAGGGGCTGGCCAAGCTGCGCCGGTACGCGGCCGCGCTCGCGCACCGGCCGCTGGAGACGTTCTGCGACCAGTTGCTGGCGGGGGTGCGGCCCGCCGACAACGACGACGACGTGGCCATGCTGGTGCTGCGCCTGCCCGACTGA
- a CDS encoding copper resistance CopC family protein produces MTAHRSWIIRALALAALTLAALVTAGTAASAHAGLKSSDPEDGSTVKEAPSRIELVFTEDVNPVYTTVVVTGPGGAKVADGKPRVKGDTVTQALEPGLANGRYRIAFRVISADGHPVAKELTFTVKAPSASAPSPSAPAASAPASESPEAAPLPASASASASASASASASPAAAATAGGGPGVPVALIVVGALVVVAGVVVVLAGRRRTSGGPGAR; encoded by the coding sequence GTGACTGCCCACCGATCCTGGATCATCCGCGCTCTCGCCCTCGCCGCGCTCACGCTGGCGGCGCTCGTCACTGCCGGGACGGCGGCCTCCGCCCACGCCGGGCTCAAGTCCAGCGACCCCGAGGACGGCTCCACCGTGAAGGAGGCGCCGTCCCGCATCGAGCTGGTCTTCACCGAGGACGTCAACCCCGTCTACACCACGGTCGTCGTCACCGGCCCCGGCGGCGCGAAGGTGGCCGACGGCAAGCCGCGCGTCAAGGGCGACACCGTGACGCAGGCCCTCGAACCGGGCCTCGCGAACGGGCGCTACCGCATCGCCTTCCGCGTCATCTCGGCCGACGGCCACCCTGTGGCCAAGGAGCTCACCTTCACCGTGAAGGCCCCGTCCGCGAGCGCGCCGTCCCCGAGCGCCCCGGCCGCGAGCGCCCCGGCGTCCGAGAGCCCTGAAGCGGCGCCGCTCCCGGCCTCGGCTTCGGCATCGGCTTCGGCTTCGGCCTCGGCTTCGGCATCGCCGGCCGCCGCCGCGACGGCGGGCGGCGGGCCGGGGGTGCCCGTCGCGCTGATCGTGGTGGGTGCGCTGGTCGTCGTCGCCGGCGTGGTCGTCGTCCTCGCGGGGCGGCGGCGGACGTCCGGGGGGCCGGGCGCTCGCTAG
- a CDS encoding MarR family winged helix-turn-helix transcriptional regulator, protein MTAFAGGEDDLPALEAGAAVRTAYHAIERMRSHGSEGRGVSAGALDLLLRLSTAAQGISIGGLARAAGVSSRNVTGLVDTLERDGLVRRVPDPADRRSVLTEITPAGRAWVEAFREPSRLAMRAMFDGFTPAELRLFRDLCLRLAANQHRLAERLGRAEGRP, encoded by the coding sequence ATGACCGCCTTCGCCGGCGGCGAGGACGACCTGCCCGCCCTGGAGGCGGGCGCCGCCGTCCGCACCGCCTACCACGCGATCGAGCGCATGCGCTCCCACGGCTCCGAGGGCCGGGGCGTCAGCGCGGGCGCGCTCGACCTGCTGCTCAGGCTCAGCACCGCCGCGCAGGGCATCAGCATCGGCGGCCTGGCCCGCGCCGCGGGCGTCAGCTCCCGCAACGTGACCGGCCTGGTCGACACGCTGGAGCGCGACGGGCTGGTGCGTCGCGTCCCCGACCCGGCCGACCGGCGTTCGGTCCTGACCGAGATCACGCCGGCCGGGCGCGCCTGGGTCGAGGCGTTCCGCGAGCCCTCCCGGCTGGCGATGCGCGCCATGTTCGACGGCTTCACCCCTGCCGAGCTGCGCCTCTTCCGCGACCTGTGCCTGCGGCTGGCCGCCAACCAGCACCGGCTCGCCGAACGCCTCGGCCGGGCGGAGGGCCGCCCGTGA
- a CDS encoding TetR/AcrR family transcriptional regulator: MSESTSRPRRRGAALEEAILRAAADELAESGYAGLTMDRVAARAGTNKNALYRRWPNRLALGIAAYRLLTEAVRPPDTGDLREDVLEMLRRANRHWSSPLGGILRELIGAAGGAAELLSQLPEQATDSTAATWLTILGRAVARGEAAPEALHPRVATVAVVLLRNEFVVRGVPTAPDDVLVEIVDEVFLPLVRQRGAPAAS, from the coding sequence GTGAGCGAATCGACGAGCAGGCCACGGCGCAGGGGCGCCGCGCTGGAGGAGGCCATCCTGCGCGCCGCCGCCGACGAGCTGGCCGAGTCCGGCTACGCCGGGCTGACGATGGACCGCGTCGCCGCCCGCGCCGGCACCAACAAGAACGCCCTCTACCGCCGCTGGCCCAACCGCCTCGCGCTGGGCATCGCCGCCTACCGCCTGCTGACCGAGGCCGTCCGGCCGCCCGACACGGGCGACCTGCGCGAGGACGTCCTGGAGATGCTGCGCCGGGCCAACCGCCACTGGAGCTCACCGCTCGGGGGCATCCTGCGCGAGCTGATCGGGGCGGCCGGCGGCGCGGCGGAGCTGCTGTCACAGCTGCCCGAGCAGGCCACCGACAGCACGGCCGCCACCTGGCTGACCATCCTGGGGCGCGCGGTCGCCCGCGGCGAGGCCGCCCCGGAGGCGCTGCACCCGCGCGTCGCCACCGTGGCCGTGGTGCTGCTGCGCAACGAGTTCGTGGTGCGCGGCGTCCCTACCGCGCCCGACGACGTGCTGGTCGAGATCGTCGACGAGGTGTTCCTGCCGCTGGTGCGGCAGCGCGGCGCGCCGGCCGCGTCATGA
- a CDS encoding SpoIIE family protein phosphatase, giving the protein MDPLEGYRSRLADLDASIARARAHPEVVLARASGLLAGRAGCRVGEAHAYLVRLAAERGRPAHEVAAELLTALERLPPGGESALADTVAAALPLQPGRARRPTPPLPGPTPARQAWIEAVRQVLAVLPDRYILLLPQYDTAGQVADYVFAAVSPSVVDLSGRSGPELLGRRMSEVYPEVVGGPIWDAWRRTLRDGLPREVGPVPYVSPAERAPAEIPLTVKVWPVGGGLLQSWVRHDEETRLAERIAHTERLGNLGWAEWDLITGQSAWSEGLYQIYERDPSQGPLPREETEALVLPDDLPVRRQAAEAFGRGEAVDVTFRIQVGGRVKHVRTIVDAVRDSAGVPVKVYGIVQDVTGPETSRRRLSEVEEQLRQHQRSLAAEHELAGRLQQIVLPVPREPIDLPGLRVAIRYLPAEQASRVGGDWYHAAPTGDGGVLLAVGDVAGHGIESAAAMAQLRHALAALAATTTDDPGRLLLALNRLLLAGEVTRPPRSQVPVTATAVIARYEPATGRLVWARAGHPPPLLARAGVTAELDGPGGPLLGAFPAADYPTGVTHLRLGDVLLLYTDGLVEHRGRHLDEGLASVLAVLDRITAEPSPRPLADLLGQLRDANPDDDTCVLAARPLGPGEAR; this is encoded by the coding sequence ATGGACCCGCTGGAGGGCTACCGCAGTCGGCTGGCGGACCTGGACGCCAGCATCGCCCGCGCCCGCGCCCACCCGGAGGTGGTGCTGGCGCGGGCGAGCGGGCTGCTGGCCGGGCGGGCCGGCTGCCGGGTGGGGGAGGCCCACGCCTATCTGGTGCGGCTGGCGGCCGAGCGGGGACGGCCGGCCCACGAGGTGGCCGCGGAGCTGCTGACGGCGCTGGAGCGGCTGCCCCCGGGCGGGGAGTCGGCGCTGGCCGACACGGTGGCGGCCGCCCTGCCGCTGCAGCCGGGACGCGCCCGCCGGCCCACGCCGCCGCTGCCCGGCCCGACGCCGGCCCGGCAGGCGTGGATCGAGGCCGTGCGGCAGGTCCTCGCCGTCCTGCCCGACCGCTACATCCTGCTCCTGCCCCAGTACGACACCGCCGGGCAGGTCGCCGACTACGTCTTCGCCGCGGTCAGCCCGTCCGTGGTGGACCTGTCCGGACGCAGCGGCCCTGAGCTGCTGGGCCGCCGGATGAGCGAGGTCTACCCCGAGGTCGTGGGCGGGCCGATCTGGGACGCCTGGCGCCGGACCCTGCGCGACGGCCTGCCCCGCGAGGTCGGCCCGGTCCCCTACGTCAGCCCCGCCGAGCGCGCGCCCGCCGAGATCCCGCTCACCGTCAAGGTGTGGCCGGTGGGCGGCGGGCTGCTGCAGAGCTGGGTCCGGCACGACGAGGAGACCCGCCTGGCCGAGCGCATCGCCCACACCGAACGCCTCGGCAACCTCGGCTGGGCCGAATGGGACCTGATCACCGGCCAGTCCGCCTGGTCGGAGGGGCTCTACCAGATCTACGAGCGCGACCCGTCGCAGGGCCCGCTGCCGCGGGAGGAGACCGAGGCGCTGGTCCTGCCCGACGACCTGCCGGTGCGGCGGCAGGCCGCCGAGGCGTTCGGCCGCGGCGAGGCGGTGGACGTGACCTTCCGCATCCAGGTCGGGGGCCGGGTCAAGCACGTGCGCACGATCGTGGACGCGGTGCGCGACAGCGCGGGCGTGCCGGTCAAGGTGTACGGCATCGTCCAGGACGTCACCGGTCCCGAGACCAGCCGCCGCCGGCTCAGCGAGGTCGAGGAGCAGCTCCGCCAGCACCAGCGCAGCCTCGCCGCCGAGCACGAGCTGGCCGGGCGGCTCCAGCAGATCGTGCTGCCCGTGCCGCGCGAGCCCATCGACCTGCCCGGCCTGCGGGTCGCGATCCGCTACCTGCCCGCCGAGCAGGCCAGCAGGGTCGGCGGCGACTGGTACCACGCCGCCCCGACGGGCGACGGCGGCGTGCTGCTCGCCGTCGGCGACGTGGCCGGGCACGGCATCGAGTCGGCCGCCGCCATGGCCCAGCTCCGCCACGCCCTGGCCGCGCTGGCCGCCACCACCACCGACGACCCCGGCCGGCTGCTCCTCGCGCTCAACCGGCTGCTGCTCGCGGGCGAGGTCACCCGCCCGCCGCGCAGCCAGGTGCCGGTGACGGCCACCGCCGTGATCGCCCGCTACGAGCCGGCCACCGGCCGCCTGGTGTGGGCCCGGGCCGGGCACCCCCCGCCGCTGCTGGCCCGGGCGGGGGTCACCGCCGAGCTCGACGGGCCGGGCGGGCCGCTGCTCGGCGCCTTCCCCGCGGCCGACTACCCGACCGGCGTCACCCACCTGCGCCTGGGTGACGTGCTGCTCCTCTACACCGACGGCCTGGTCGAGCATCGCGGCCGCCATCTCGACGAAGGGCTCGCCTCCGTGCTGGCCGTCCTGGACCGCATCACCGCGGAGCCGTCCCCCCGCCCGCTGGCGGACCTGCTGGGCCAGCTCCGCGACGCCAATCCCGACGACGACACGTGCGTCCTGGCCGCCCGCCCGCTGGGCCCCGGCGAGGCGCGATGA
- a CDS encoding phenylacetate--CoA ligase family protein encodes MTATDDRPITRESPRELARDARAAAREGADGIAGRQRDRLAAMVAHARARSPFYRELYQGLPERVEDPALLPVTDKKLLMSRFDDWAADREVTLERVQDFVADPARVGERFLGRHLVVTTSGTSGLRGLFVIDERTLAVTNAVGGRARGGLTARDALRLLARGARTAIVTAPGGHFSTVASVERFRRDHPRLAWMMRVFSINQPLPDLVAQLNRYDPAGLTGFLSQLTLLAGEQEAGRLRLRPGMVIAGGETATPEALRRLATAFGAQARAAYAASECGFLSFGCAHGWYHVNSDWAVAEPVDAEHRPVPPGQPSHTVLVSNLANRVQPILRYDLGDSVLLRPDPCPCGSPFPAVRVQGRAADLLAFPGEGGEPVRLSPMMFGTLLDRLPGVEQYQIVQTGPAALLVRLRPADERVWQVVRDALATLLAEHHAGDVALVRAEEAPQREPGGKFRRVVPLAARP; translated from the coding sequence ATGACCGCCACCGACGACCGGCCGATCACCCGGGAGAGCCCGCGCGAGCTGGCCCGCGACGCGCGCGCCGCCGCCCGCGAGGGCGCGGACGGCATCGCCGGGCGGCAACGCGACCGCCTGGCCGCCATGGTGGCCCACGCCCGCGCCCGCTCGCCCTTCTACCGCGAGCTCTACCAGGGGCTGCCGGAACGGGTGGAGGACCCGGCGCTGCTCCCGGTCACCGACAAGAAGCTGCTGATGTCCCGCTTCGACGACTGGGCGGCCGACCGCGAGGTCACGCTGGAACGCGTACAGGACTTCGTCGCCGACCCCGCCCGCGTGGGGGAGCGCTTCCTCGGCCGCCACCTGGTGGTCACCACCTCCGGCACCAGCGGCCTGCGCGGCCTGTTCGTGATCGACGAGCGGACGCTCGCCGTGACCAACGCCGTCGGCGGGCGCGCCAGGGGCGGCCTCACCGCCAGGGACGCGCTGCGCCTGCTCGCCCGGGGCGCGCGCACCGCGATCGTCACCGCCCCAGGCGGCCACTTCTCCACCGTGGCGAGCGTCGAGCGGTTCCGCCGCGACCATCCCAGGCTGGCCTGGATGATGCGGGTCTTCTCCATCAACCAGCCCCTGCCCGACCTGGTCGCCCAGCTCAACCGCTACGACCCGGCCGGCCTCACCGGCTTCCTCAGCCAGCTCACGCTGCTGGCCGGCGAGCAGGAGGCGGGCCGCCTGCGGCTCCGCCCCGGCATGGTCATCGCGGGCGGCGAGACCGCGACCCCGGAGGCGCTGCGGCGGCTCGCCACCGCCTTCGGCGCCCAGGCCCGCGCCGCCTACGCCGCCTCCGAGTGCGGCTTCCTCAGCTTCGGCTGCGCCCACGGCTGGTACCACGTCAACAGCGACTGGGCGGTGGCCGAGCCGGTCGACGCCGAGCACCGGCCGGTGCCGCCGGGCCAGCCGTCGCACACCGTCCTGGTGAGCAACCTCGCCAACAGGGTCCAGCCCATCCTCCGCTACGACCTCGGCGACAGCGTGCTGCTGCGCCCCGACCCCTGCCCGTGCGGCAGCCCGTTCCCGGCCGTGCGGGTGCAGGGCCGCGCCGCCGACCTGCTCGCCTTCCCGGGCGAGGGCGGCGAGCCGGTACGCCTGTCGCCCATGATGTTCGGCACCCTGCTGGACCGGCTGCCGGGCGTCGAGCAGTACCAGATCGTCCAGACCGGGCCAGCCGCGCTGCTCGTCCGGCTGCGGCCCGCCGACGAGCGGGTCTGGCAGGTCGTCCGCGACGCGCTGGCCACGCTGCTGGCCGAGCACCACGCCGGCGACGTGGCCCTCGTCCGGGCCGAGGAGGCGCCGCAGCGCGAACCCGGCGGCAAGTTCCGCCGGGTCGTGCCCCTGGCGGCCCGCCCGTAG
- a CDS encoding TetR/AcrR family transcriptional regulator → MQESRRERKKRETRQRIVRAALRLIEEQGYEQTTVAQIAAAADVDPKTFFNYFRSKDEVLFSDVEQDFDVLLAAVAARRPGEGPGEVLARMVEEYAAHRRAKVPDKEPEELSATARVALTTPAIQAKGLYLLLDLQQRIADELVKAFPRLDPVTAAAMTGALLGALQHAGLASVRLGRSQRELWEASRRGLDVALHGLLSVEGGEQA, encoded by the coding sequence GTGCAGGAATCACGCCGCGAACGGAAGAAACGCGAGACCCGGCAGCGCATCGTCAGGGCCGCGCTCCGGCTGATCGAGGAGCAGGGCTACGAGCAGACCACTGTGGCGCAGATCGCCGCCGCGGCCGACGTCGACCCCAAGACGTTCTTCAACTACTTCCGCAGCAAGGACGAGGTGCTGTTCAGCGACGTCGAGCAGGACTTCGACGTGCTGTTGGCCGCCGTCGCCGCACGCCGTCCGGGTGAGGGCCCGGGCGAGGTGCTGGCCCGCATGGTCGAGGAGTACGCCGCTCACCGCCGCGCCAAGGTGCCCGACAAGGAGCCCGAGGAGCTGTCCGCGACGGCCCGGGTGGCGCTGACCACGCCCGCGATCCAGGCCAAGGGCCTCTACCTGCTGCTCGACCTGCAGCAGCGCATCGCCGACGAGCTGGTCAAGGCGTTCCCCCGGCTCGACCCCGTCACCGCGGCCGCGATGACCGGCGCCCTGCTGGGCGCCCTGCAGCACGCGGGCCTGGCCAGCGTCCGGCTCGGCCGCTCCCAGCGGGAGCTGTGGGAGGCCTCCAGGCGTGGCCTCGACGTCGCCCTGCACGGGCTGCTGTCGGTCGAGGGCGGCGAGCAGGCATGA